The Lysobacter capsici genome has a segment encoding these proteins:
- a CDS encoding SO2930 family diheme c-type cytochrome, with protein sequence MRYVFAVAMSLLVAGCGKPSADIAPQAAPQAVNIAADSPWPAVHFFADGQPADLAEWNLLRVADGRLRLNRDVLPYDLNTALFSDYAHKLRTVWMPKGQAAQFDAQREFDFPVGTIFSKTFYYPRGEGDTVLRSADDGPDLAGGGLQLSKVRLIETRLLVRRQDGWIALPYVWNAEQTQARLMRGGELVSLQLLASDGSREQAQYTVPDQNQCAGCHGTDMKSKALHPLGPRARHLNRDFAYDDGAANQLAHWTKVGYLHGAPEPASAPRDANWRDPDAPLEARARAYLDINCGHCHSPTGPGNTSGLWLDASTQEPLRLGRCKLPIAAGKGTGDRRHDIVPGKPDESILTYRMVSDDPSVMMPELGRSVVHAEGVQLIRDWIAAQQGTCG encoded by the coding sequence ATGCGTTACGTGTTCGCCGTGGCGATGTCGTTGCTGGTTGCCGGATGCGGGAAGCCGAGCGCGGATATCGCGCCGCAAGCCGCGCCACAAGCGGTCAACATCGCGGCCGATTCGCCCTGGCCGGCGGTACATTTCTTCGCCGACGGCCAGCCGGCCGACTTGGCCGAATGGAACCTGCTGCGCGTCGCCGACGGGCGTCTGCGTCTGAACCGCGACGTGCTGCCCTACGATCTCAACACCGCGCTGTTTTCCGACTACGCGCACAAGCTGCGCACGGTATGGATGCCGAAGGGCCAGGCCGCGCAGTTCGATGCGCAGCGCGAATTCGATTTCCCGGTCGGCACCATCTTCAGCAAGACCTTCTACTACCCGCGCGGCGAAGGCGACACGGTGTTGCGCAGCGCCGACGACGGCCCGGACCTGGCCGGCGGCGGGCTGCAACTGAGCAAGGTGCGCTTGATCGAAACCCGTCTGCTGGTGCGACGTCAGGACGGTTGGATCGCGCTGCCGTACGTGTGGAACGCCGAGCAGACCCAGGCCAGGCTGATGCGCGGCGGCGAACTGGTGTCGCTGCAACTGCTCGCGAGCGACGGCAGCCGCGAACAGGCGCAGTACACCGTGCCCGATCAGAACCAGTGCGCCGGTTGCCACGGCACCGACATGAAGAGCAAGGCGCTGCATCCGCTGGGGCCGCGCGCGCGCCATCTCAATCGCGATTTCGCCTACGACGACGGCGCGGCCAATCAGCTCGCGCACTGGACGAAGGTGGGCTATCTGCACGGCGCGCCCGAGCCGGCGAGCGCGCCGCGCGACGCCAACTGGCGCGATCCGGACGCGCCGCTGGAGGCGCGCGCGCGGGCCTATCTCGATATCAACTGCGGTCACTGCCACAGCCCGACCGGGCCGGGCAACACCTCGGGCCTGTGGCTCGACGCGTCGACCCAGGAACCGCTGCGACTGGGCCGTTGCAAACTGCCGATCGCGGCCGGCAAGGGCACCGGCGACCGGCGTCACGATATCGTGCCCGGCAAGCCCGACGAATCGATCCTGACCTATCGCATGGTCAGCGACGACCCGTCGGTGATGATGCCGGAACTGGGCCGCAGCGTGGTCCACGCGGAAGGAGTACAACTGATCCGCGATTGGATCGCCGCGCAACAGGGGACGTGCGGTTGA
- a CDS encoding TonB-dependent receptor, whose translation MSLRKHRLVTATATAIAALCGGGLVLAAPAAFAQSAEPNQASAPKELDKITVTAQSREQELQDVPIALQVVTDQLIDDTAAQDLGDLDSFVPGLVVDSQQPTQPGFELRGISTDDFGIGTDPAVGVYVDGVYAGRGGGVLLPFTDVERIEVLKGPQGTLFGRNTAAGAISIITRKPDASATEVKTKLRIGNYGKQYLEGMLNLPTGEDSAFRFNALVNHADGWIQDAATGRDLNPENNWATRAAFKTRFGERTSALISWDHESLDQLGQATTGIIALPPAPGLAPLPVDESAYLDPRKVPTMSDAEGNEESRRFDGVTLIVDHGFDWGGFTSTTSWRDYDSVNRVEEDGTNRNYLYVDSTNTESNRSYYQEFKFSGSTDKLDWIAGASYFKEDARQTSEVNALTDSVDTIVHNLGLAPTPNGYLFGYVDQQLDALGIPIHLLGHRWNETFHNTLDTKAYAVFGDVIWHATDKLNLTVGLRYTRDEKDFSWHNDPRYAPGLDAALDQLEGLGFFDLAGIPRDFFVFDIAFIDPPAMLNKGLTNRDKRSWSDFSPRFVADYHINDDTMVFASLAKGYKAGGFNSLQIGSSFENEDVWNFEAGIKKSFPDQRLQLNASAFYYVYDNRQAVRLDSSTSIPRFVVDTSDLEAYGLDFDMRWQATDNFGLDFNASFIDSTYKNYVTSDGIDASGDPTGLPYWSAAGGAYYVVNLADSGDLRFSLRHSYRGKVRCGAESQAQNRCGVSPALDLGEAQNRTDLRIGWTSPQGRWGLAAYGNNLFDNQYINSLGTYGKNVLGTVGARVSEPRTFGVEFSAKY comes from the coding sequence ATGTCGCTGCGTAAACACCGTTTGGTCACCGCGACCGCCACCGCCATCGCCGCATTGTGCGGCGGCGGACTCGTACTGGCCGCGCCGGCCGCCTTCGCCCAGTCCGCCGAGCCGAATCAGGCGTCGGCGCCGAAAGAGCTGGACAAGATCACCGTCACCGCGCAGAGCCGCGAGCAGGAGCTGCAGGACGTGCCGATCGCGCTGCAGGTGGTGACCGATCAATTGATCGACGACACCGCCGCGCAGGATCTGGGCGACCTCGACAGTTTCGTGCCGGGGCTGGTGGTCGACAGCCAGCAGCCGACCCAGCCCGGGTTCGAACTGCGCGGCATCAGCACCGACGATTTCGGCATCGGCACCGATCCCGCGGTCGGCGTCTACGTCGACGGCGTGTACGCCGGTCGCGGCGGCGGCGTGCTGCTGCCGTTCACCGACGTGGAGCGCATCGAAGTGCTCAAGGGCCCGCAGGGCACCTTGTTCGGCCGCAACACCGCGGCCGGCGCGATCTCGATCATCACCCGCAAGCCCGACGCCAGCGCGACCGAGGTCAAGACCAAGCTGCGCATCGGCAACTACGGCAAGCAGTACCTCGAAGGCATGCTCAACCTGCCGACCGGCGAGGATTCGGCGTTCCGTTTCAATGCGCTGGTCAATCACGCCGACGGCTGGATCCAGGACGCCGCGACCGGTCGCGATCTGAACCCGGAAAACAACTGGGCCACGCGCGCCGCGTTCAAGACCCGCTTCGGCGAGCGCACCAGCGCCTTGATCAGTTGGGATCACGAAAGCCTCGATCAGCTCGGCCAGGCCACCACCGGCATCATCGCGCTGCCGCCGGCGCCGGGTCTGGCGCCGCTGCCGGTGGATGAGTCGGCCTATCTCGACCCGCGCAAGGTCCCGACCATGAGCGACGCCGAGGGCAACGAGGAATCGCGTCGCTTCGACGGCGTGACCCTGATCGTCGATCACGGTTTCGACTGGGGCGGTTTCACCTCGACCACGTCATGGCGCGATTACGACTCGGTCAACCGGGTCGAGGAAGACGGCACCAATCGCAACTACCTGTACGTCGATTCGACCAACACCGAAAGCAACCGCAGCTACTACCAGGAATTCAAGTTCAGCGGCAGCACCGACAAGCTGGACTGGATCGCCGGCGCGAGCTATTTCAAAGAAGACGCGCGGCAGACCAGCGAGGTCAACGCGCTGACCGACTCGGTCGACACCATCGTCCATAACCTGGGCCTGGCGCCGACGCCCAACGGTTATCTGTTCGGCTACGTCGATCAGCAACTCGATGCGCTGGGCATTCCGATCCATCTGCTCGGCCATCGCTGGAACGAGACCTTCCACAATACCCTCGACACCAAGGCCTATGCGGTGTTCGGCGACGTGATCTGGCACGCCACCGACAAGCTCAACCTGACCGTCGGCCTGCGCTACACCCGCGACGAGAAGGACTTCAGCTGGCATAACGACCCGCGCTACGCGCCGGGCCTGGATGCGGCGCTGGATCAACTCGAAGGCCTGGGCTTCTTCGATCTGGCCGGCATCCCGCGCGACTTCTTCGTGTTCGACATCGCCTTCATCGACCCGCCGGCGATGCTCAACAAGGGACTGACCAACCGCGACAAGCGTTCGTGGAGCGATTTCAGCCCGCGCTTCGTCGCCGATTACCACATCAACGACGACACCATGGTGTTCGCGTCCCTGGCCAAGGGCTACAAGGCCGGCGGCTTCAACTCGCTGCAGATCGGCAGCAGCTTCGAGAACGAGGACGTGTGGAACTTCGAGGCCGGCATCAAGAAGTCGTTCCCGGATCAACGCCTGCAGCTCAACGCCTCGGCGTTCTACTACGTCTACGACAACCGCCAGGCGGTGCGGCTCGACAGCAGCACCAGCATCCCGCGTTTCGTCGTCGACACCTCCGACCTGGAAGCCTACGGCCTGGACTTCGACATGCGCTGGCAGGCGACCGATAACTTCGGCCTGGATTTCAACGCCAGCTTCATCGATTCGACCTACAAGAACTACGTCACCTCCGACGGCATCGACGCCAGCGGCGACCCGACCGGACTGCCGTACTGGTCGGCCGCGGGCGGCGCGTATTACGTGGTCAACCTGGCCGATAGCGGCGACCTGCGGTTCTCGCTGCGTCACTCGTATCGCGGCAAGGTGCGTTGCGGCGCGGAGTCGCAGGCGCAGAACCGCTGCGGGGTGAGCCCGGCGCTGGACCTGGGCGAGGCGCAGAACCGCACCGACCTGCGCATCGGCTGGACCTCGCCGCAGGGCCGCTGGGGCCTGGCCGCGTACGGCAACAACCTGTTCGACAACCAGTACATCAACTCGTTGGGCACCTACGGCAAGAACGTGCTCGGCACGGTCGGCGCGCGGGTCAGCGAGCCGCGTACGTTCGGGGTGGAGTTCAGCGCGAAATATTGA
- the recG gene encoding ATP-dependent DNA helicase RecG: protein MPSRKDGPSVDLHTQPMPRMPGVGPRVAEKLAARGLTTLQDFWLQLPRQYEDRTQITPIRLLQPGVAAQVEGRVEGVERGFRYKPMLRVAIGDDSRATVVLRFFHFRAAQVAQFQVGARVRLYGTPKPGQHGLEIVHPSYRVFDDDSDEVALGEQLDPVYPAIEGIGPATLRRLIGYALDRLPDDGSLELIPQELRERLQLPTLREALLTVHRPAVDADVAALIAGRHPAQRRLALEELLAHHLSLRRQRISQQAHKARPLKQMPLAERLRKSLPFKLTGAQKRVFDEIRVDLAKPSPMLRLVQGDVGSGKTVVAALAAMIAVQHGRQAALMAPTELLAEQHLNNLRRWLEPLGVRVAWLAGKVTGRARKAVLEQVANGEAQMVVGTHALMQEGVAFADLALAIVDEQHRFGVHQRLALRDKGAGGAVGKDAIVPHQLVMTATPIPRTLAMTAYADLDVSAIDELPPGRTPVQTVALSEERRPELVQRIRGACAEGRQAYWVCTLIDDSDEVIAQAAQTTFEELSVQLAPLRVGLVHGRMKAKEKQEVMRAFKDGELDLMVATTVIEVGVDVPNASLMIIENAERLGLAQLHQLRGRVGRGSAASSCVLLYRSPLSGLARQRLETMRQTVDGFVIAEKDLELRGPGELLGTRQTGLAGFRVADLARDADLLPLVQDLGEDLLKTSPELAERIVSRWVGGAVRYASA, encoded by the coding sequence ATGCCAAGCCGTAAGGACGGGCCCTCCGTCGATCTCCACACGCAGCCGATGCCCCGCATGCCCGGGGTCGGGCCGCGCGTGGCCGAGAAACTCGCCGCGCGCGGGCTGACCACGCTGCAGGATTTCTGGCTGCAACTGCCGCGGCAGTACGAAGACCGCACCCAGATCACGCCGATCCGGTTGCTGCAGCCCGGGGTCGCGGCCCAGGTCGAAGGCCGGGTCGAAGGGGTCGAGCGCGGGTTTCGCTACAAGCCGATGCTGCGGGTAGCGATCGGCGACGATTCGCGCGCGACCGTGGTGCTGCGGTTCTTCCATTTTCGCGCGGCCCAGGTCGCGCAGTTCCAGGTCGGCGCGCGCGTGCGCCTGTACGGCACGCCCAAGCCGGGCCAGCACGGGTTGGAGATCGTCCATCCCAGCTACCGCGTGTTCGACGACGACAGCGACGAGGTCGCGCTGGGCGAACAACTCGATCCGGTGTATCCGGCGATCGAGGGCATCGGCCCGGCCACGCTGCGGCGATTGATCGGTTACGCGCTCGATCGGCTGCCCGACGACGGTTCGCTGGAACTGATCCCGCAAGAGCTGCGCGAACGCCTGCAATTGCCGACCTTGCGCGAAGCCTTGCTGACCGTGCACCGGCCCGCGGTCGATGCCGATGTCGCCGCGCTGATCGCCGGCCGTCATCCGGCGCAGCGGCGGCTCGCGCTGGAAGAATTGCTCGCCCATCACCTGAGCCTGCGACGCCAGCGCATCAGCCAGCAGGCGCACAAGGCGCGCCCGCTCAAGCAGATGCCGTTGGCCGAACGCCTGCGCAAATCCTTGCCGTTCAAGCTGACCGGCGCGCAGAAGCGGGTGTTCGACGAGATCCGCGTCGACCTGGCCAAACCCTCGCCGATGCTGCGCCTGGTCCAGGGCGATGTCGGCAGCGGCAAGACCGTGGTGGCCGCGCTCGCGGCGATGATCGCGGTGCAGCACGGGCGTCAGGCCGCGCTGATGGCGCCGACCGAACTGCTGGCCGAGCAGCACCTCAACAACCTGCGTCGATGGCTGGAGCCGCTGGGCGTGCGCGTGGCCTGGCTGGCCGGCAAGGTCACCGGCCGCGCGCGCAAGGCGGTGCTCGAACAGGTCGCCAACGGCGAGGCGCAGATGGTGGTCGGCACGCATGCGCTGATGCAGGAAGGCGTGGCCTTCGCCGACCTGGCGTTGGCGATCGTCGATGAGCAGCACCGCTTCGGCGTGCATCAACGGCTCGCGTTGAGGGACAAGGGCGCCGGCGGCGCGGTCGGCAAGGACGCGATCGTGCCGCATCAACTGGTGATGACCGCCACGCCGATTCCGCGCACCCTGGCGATGACCGCCTACGCCGATCTCGATGTCTCGGCGATCGACGAACTGCCGCCCGGCCGCACGCCGGTGCAGACCGTCGCGCTCAGCGAGGAACGTCGGCCCGAACTGGTGCAACGCATCCGCGGCGCCTGCGCCGAAGGGCGGCAGGCGTATTGGGTCTGCACCTTGATCGACGATTCCGACGAGGTGATCGCGCAGGCCGCGCAGACCACGTTCGAGGAGTTGTCGGTGCAACTGGCTCCGTTGCGGGTCGGGCTGGTGCATGGGCGCATGAAAGCGAAAGAGAAGCAGGAAGTGATGCGTGCTTTCAAAGATGGCGAACTCGATCTCATGGTGGCCACCACGGTGATCGAAGTCGGCGTCGACGTGCCCAACGCCTCGTTGATGATCATCGAGAACGCCGAGCGCCTGGGCCTGGCGCAACTGCATCAGCTGCGCGGCCGCGTCGGCCGCGGCAGCGCGGCATCGAGTTGCGTGTTGCTGTATCGCTCGCCGTTGTCGGGGCTGGCGCGGCAGCGTCTGGAAACCATGCGTCAGACCGTCGACGGTTTCGTCATCGCCGAAAAGGACCTGGAATTGCGCGGCCCCGGCGAACTGCTAGGCACCCGCCAGACCGGCCTGGCCGGTTTCCGCGTCGCCGATCTCGCCCGCGACGCGGATCTGCTGCCGCTGGTGCAGGATCTCGGCGAGGACCTGCTCAAGACCTCGCCGGAACTGGCCGAGCGGATCGTTTCGCGCTGGGTGGGCGGGGCGGTGCGCTACGCATCGGCTTGA
- a CDS encoding calcium-binding protein, with product MPIAFDQPPTAGGANVHSPAQTRSVSDFTWSPATRAANARLRRNVPGLFSTVTGTAGDDVLYGGHQADLIEGLEGADSLYGLGGDDALYGGSGDNALLGGGGEDRLYGGEGNDFYYFNIGDGQDRVYSADGLGQFLEIVHFGAGIDPAQVTLARVGADLVVNHGNGDVVTVVGFFPGGEDPWPRGVDEIWFQDGTTWDVAEILARLPPGQGL from the coding sequence ATGCCCATCGCGTTCGATCAGCCGCCCACCGCCGGCGGCGCCAACGTTCACTCGCCCGCGCAGACGCGCTCCGTTAGCGATTTCACCTGGAGTCCGGCGACGCGCGCGGCCAATGCGCGGCTGCGACGCAACGTGCCCGGCCTGTTTTCGACCGTCACCGGCACGGCCGGCGACGATGTGCTGTACGGCGGCCATCAGGCCGATCTCATCGAGGGGCTCGAGGGCGCCGACAGCCTGTACGGCCTGGGCGGCGACGATGCCTTGTACGGCGGCAGCGGCGACAACGCATTGCTCGGCGGCGGCGGCGAGGATCGGCTGTACGGCGGCGAAGGCAACGATTTCTACTACTTCAACATCGGCGACGGTCAGGATCGGGTCTACAGCGCCGACGGCCTCGGTCAATTCCTCGAGATCGTGCATTTCGGAGCGGGGATCGATCCGGCGCAGGTGACGCTGGCGCGCGTGGGCGCCGATCTGGTCGTGAACCACGGCAACGGCGATGTGGTGACGGTGGTCGGTTTCTTTCCCGGCGGCGAAGACCCGTGGCCGCGTGGCGTCGATGAGATCTGGTTCCAGGACGGCACGACCTGGGACGTGGCGGAAATTCTCGCGCGCCTGCCGCCGGGGCAGGGCCTGTGA
- a CDS encoding DUF4166 domain-containing protein, with translation MPGALQNAATQWFGPDFDRLHPLLQALHRDGGALGGQIALSTGTGLAGAIGRRLARKLGIPIDRPRRGFRVDIVHDQQQMQWRRRFDDGSELISIFRPVGRYPDGHWLESTGPARMRLGVDLDGGGWRWRLLGVDVRGLRLPLFLFPRTDAYKRIEPDGEGERYRFAVAFSLFPFGELLRYEGALHAIPAVTASTADPAGAAIAAAHSSAERVIP, from the coding sequence ATGCCGGGAGCCCTTCAAAACGCAGCCACGCAATGGTTCGGACCGGATTTCGACCGGCTGCACCCCTTGCTGCAGGCGCTGCACCGTGACGGCGGCGCCCTGGGCGGACAGATCGCGCTGTCCACCGGCACCGGCCTGGCCGGCGCGATAGGCCGTCGTCTGGCGCGCAAGCTCGGCATCCCGATCGATCGCCCGCGGCGCGGGTTCCGGGTCGATATCGTCCACGATCAACAGCAGATGCAGTGGCGCCGCCGCTTCGACGACGGCAGCGAGCTGATCTCGATTTTCCGGCCGGTCGGCCGTTATCCCGACGGCCATTGGTTGGAATCCACCGGCCCGGCGCGCATGCGGCTCGGCGTGGATCTCGACGGCGGCGGTTGGCGTTGGCGTCTGCTCGGCGTCGATGTGCGCGGCCTGCGCTTGCCGCTGTTCCTGTTTCCGCGTACCGATGCCTACAAGCGCATCGAGCCCGACGGCGAGGGCGAACGCTACCGTTTCGCCGTCGCCTTCTCGCTGTTTCCCTTCGGCGAACTGCTGCGCTACGAAGGCGCGCTGCACGCCATCCCGGCCGTTACGGCCTCCACGGCCGATCCGGCCGGCGCGGCGATCGCCGCTGCGCACAGTTCCGCAGAACGAGTGATTCCATGA
- a CDS encoding nucleoside hydrolase, translating to MTDRIPLLIDTDPGVDDALALLMAFNDTRHEVVGLTIAAGNVGLKHTVANALKLCEVAGVDVPVFAGTAAPLLHPSPDAGYVHGQDGFGDVGYEPAKRQVEAEHAALAILRLSHEHAGKLLLVALGPLTNVALALKLDPTLPQRIARLVVMGGAVTCQGNITPAAEFNIYFDPEAAHIVFEAFEHIDLADWEAVVAHGLHHDRVVEWLKAGSTRGQFYERISEKTRLWSIDRRGDHWHAADALAMAFALEPDGALDVQARPLSIELEGTHSRGATIVDWRRQEGREDRVAILMKYDHERFERLIRDALAASPA from the coding sequence ATGACTGATCGTATTCCCTTGCTTATCGACACCGACCCCGGCGTGGACGACGCGCTGGCCCTGCTGATGGCGTTCAACGATACGCGCCACGAGGTTGTCGGTCTGACCATCGCCGCCGGCAACGTCGGCTTGAAGCACACCGTCGCCAACGCGCTCAAGCTGTGCGAAGTCGCCGGCGTCGACGTGCCGGTGTTCGCCGGCACCGCCGCGCCGCTGCTGCATCCTTCGCCCGATGCGGGTTATGTGCACGGCCAGGACGGTTTCGGCGATGTCGGTTACGAGCCGGCAAAACGCCAGGTCGAAGCCGAGCATGCGGCGCTGGCGATCCTGCGCCTGTCGCACGAGCACGCCGGCAAACTGCTGCTGGTCGCGCTCGGCCCGCTGACCAACGTCGCGCTCGCGCTCAAGCTCGACCCGACCCTGCCGCAGCGCATCGCGCGCCTGGTGGTGATGGGCGGCGCGGTGACCTGCCAGGGCAACATCACCCCGGCGGCCGAGTTCAACATCTACTTCGACCCGGAGGCCGCGCACATCGTGTTCGAAGCGTTCGAGCACATCGACCTGGCCGATTGGGAAGCGGTGGTCGCGCACGGCCTGCATCACGACCGCGTGGTCGAGTGGCTCAAGGCCGGTTCGACCCGCGGCCAGTTCTACGAACGCATTTCCGAGAAGACCCGGCTGTGGTCGATCGACCGGCGCGGCGATCACTGGCATGCCGCCGATGCGTTGGCGATGGCGTTCGCGTTGGAACCCGACGGCGCGCTCGACGTGCAGGCGCGGCCGCTGTCGATCGAACTGGAAGGCACCCACAGCCGCGGCGCGACCATCGTCGACTGGCGCCGTCAGGAAGGGCGGGAGGATCGGGTGGCTATTTTGATGAAGTACGATCACGAGCGATTCGAACGTCTGATCCGGGACGCCCTGGCCGCGTCCCCCGCGTAG
- a CDS encoding type B 50S ribosomal protein L31: MKAGIHPEYRSVVFQDVTTDFQIVTRSTLSSKETIKIDGTEYPLIKVDISSASHPFYTGKHKIMDTSGRVDKFRKRYAQK; this comes from the coding sequence ATGAAGGCAGGCATCCATCCCGAATACCGCAGTGTCGTCTTTCAGGACGTCACCACCGATTTCCAGATCGTGACCCGTTCGACCCTGTCGAGCAAGGAAACGATCAAGATCGATGGCACCGAGTATCCGTTGATCAAGGTCGACATCTCGTCGGCTTCGCACCCGTTCTACACGGGCAAGCACAAGATCATGGACACCAGCGGTCGCGTCGACAAGTTCCGTAAGCGTTACGCGCAGAAGTAA